A stretch of the Erinaceus europaeus chromosome 1, mEriEur2.1, whole genome shotgun sequence genome encodes the following:
- the BMP2 gene encoding bone morphogenetic protein 2 codes for MVAGTRCLLALLLPQVLLGGAAGLVPELGRRKFAASTGRSSSQSSDDILSEFELRLLSMFGLKQRPTPSRNAVVPPYMLDLYRRHSGQPGAPAPDHRLERAASRANTVRSFHHEESLEELPEMSGKTTRRFFFNLTSIPTEEFITSAELQVFREQMQEPLENNSSFHHRINIYEILKPATATSKFPVTRLLDTRLVNQNASRWESFDVTPAVMRWTAQGITNHGFMVEVAHLEENQSVSKRHVRISRSLHQDEHSWSQIRPLLVTFGHDGKGHPLHKREKRQAKHKQRKRLKSSCKRHPLYVDFSDVGWNDWIVAPPGYHAFYCHGECPFPLADHLNSTNHAIVQTLVNSVNAKIPKACCVPTELSAISMLYLDENEKVVLKNYQDMVVEGCGCR; via the exons ATGGTGGCCGGGACCCGCTGTCTTCTAGCGTTGCTGCTTCCCCAGGTCCTCCTGGGCGGCGCGGCCGGCCTCGTTCCCGAGCTCGGCCGGAGGAAGTTCGCGGCGTCCACGGGCCGCTCCTCGTCCCAGTCTTCGGACGACATCCTGAGCGAGTTCGAGTTGCGGCTGCTCAGCATGTTCGGCCTGAAGCAGAGACCCACCCCCAGCAGGAACGCCGTGGTGCCCCCCTACATGCTGGACCTGTACCGCAGGCACTCGGGCCAGCCGGGCGCGCCGGCCCCGGACCACCGGCTGGAGAGGGCGGCCAGCCGCGCCAACACGGTGCGCAGCTTCCACCACGAAG AATCTTTGGAAGAACTGCCAGAAATGAGTGGAAAAACAACCCGgcgatttttctttaatttaactTCTATCCCCACCGAGGAGTTTATCACCTCAGCAGAACTTCAGGTTTTTCGGGAACAGATGCAGGAACCTTTGGAAAACAATAGCAGTTTCCATCATCGAATTAATATTTATGAAATTTTAAAACCTGCAACAGCCACCTCAAAGTTTCCCGTGACCAGACTTTTGGACACCAGATTGGTGAATCAGAATGCAAGCAGGTGGGAGAGTTTTGACGTCACTCCTGCTGTGATGAGGTGGACTGCACAGGGAATTACCAACCATGGATTTATGGTGGAAGTGGCCCACTTAGAGGAGAACCAAAGTGTCTCCAAGAGACACGTTAGGATTAGCAGGTCTTTGCACCAAGATGAACACAGCTGGTCACAAATAAGGCCCTTGCTAGTAACATTTGGCCATGATGGGAAAGGACATCCTCTCCACAAAAGAGAAAAGCGTCaagcaaaacacaaacagaggaaACGCCTTAAATCCAGCTGCAAGAGACACCCTTTGTATGTGGACTTCAGTGATGTGGGGTGGAATGACTGGATTGTAGCCCCTCCCGGGTATCATGCCTTTTACTGCCATGGGGAATGCCCTTTTCCCCTGGCTGATCACCTGAACTCCACTAATCATGCCATTGTTCAGACGTTAGTTAATTCAGTTAACGCTAAGATTCCTAAGGCATGCTGTGTCCCAACGGAACTCAGTGCTATCTCCATGCTGTACCTTGATGAAAATGAAAAGGTTGTATTAAAGAACTATCAAGACATGGTTGTGGAGGGTTGTGGGTGTCGTTag